In a genomic window of Paludisphaera rhizosphaerae:
- a CDS encoding ParB/RepB/Spo0J family partition protein — protein sequence MGKLDNLLKAGGANIAESMGAGLNRPAAGVAPTSTVPSRWQGVAKSKNAVEVPIDKIVPDPDQPREEFEPEALERLAESLKTRGQLQPIRVRWDEAQDRYVVVCGERRWRAASIAGLATLQCVVSEGPIDEGELRALQLIENCLREDLKPIEQAKAFRALMDRNGWSGNQTAKALGVAQPTVVRALALLDLSEPVQERVEAGTLAPGTAYEIGKIRDPEVQHELADRVVSEGLSRAETVEAVRVAARRAPSTVGKGRGAGKTKLPISRTLRAAGCKITVENRKGVDDALMIAALRDALDQIEALADQAA from the coding sequence ATGGGAAAGCTCGACAACCTGCTGAAGGCCGGCGGCGCGAACATCGCCGAGAGCATGGGCGCCGGCCTGAACCGTCCGGCCGCCGGAGTCGCCCCGACCTCCACCGTCCCCAGCCGATGGCAGGGGGTGGCCAAGAGCAAGAACGCCGTCGAGGTGCCTATCGACAAGATCGTCCCCGACCCCGATCAACCCCGCGAGGAATTCGAGCCGGAGGCGCTCGAACGCCTGGCCGAATCGCTGAAGACTCGCGGCCAGCTCCAGCCGATTCGCGTCCGCTGGGACGAGGCCCAGGATCGATACGTCGTCGTCTGCGGCGAACGCCGCTGGCGCGCGGCCTCCATCGCCGGCCTGGCTACCCTGCAATGCGTCGTCTCGGAGGGGCCGATCGATGAGGGCGAGTTGCGGGCTCTGCAACTCATCGAGAACTGTCTGCGCGAAGACCTGAAGCCTATCGAGCAGGCCAAGGCGTTCCGCGCCCTCATGGATCGCAACGGCTGGTCGGGTAACCAGACCGCGAAGGCCCTGGGCGTCGCGCAGCCGACCGTCGTCCGGGCGCTCGCTCTTCTCGATCTGTCCGAGCCGGTGCAGGAGCGCGTCGAGGCCGGGACGCTCGCGCCGGGGACGGCCTACGAGATCGGCAAGATCCGAGATCCCGAGGTCCAGCATGAGCTGGCCGACCGCGTCGTCTCCGAGGGCCTGAGCCGCGCGGAGACCGTCGAGGCCGTCCGCGTCGCAGCCCGTCGCGCGCCGTCGACGGTCGGCAAGGGGAGGGGAGCCGGCAAGACCAAGCTCCCGATCTCGCGGACTCTCCGAGCCGCCGGTTGCAAGATCACCGTCGAGAATCGCAAGGGCGTCGACGACGCCCTGATGATCGCGGCCCTCCGCGACGCTCTCGACCAGATTGAAGCCCTCGCCGACCAGGCCGCCTGA
- a CDS encoding chemotaxis protein CheC: MTHLSDVQKRMLRTILERGADSASQALSRWLGQEVHLKLGDVDQVELEQAAEALGPPETLVAACRMGLTGPLGGSILLCFKDRAGLALVDLLLRQPLGTTVEWGEVERSAAMETTNIVGCAYLNALAAHLPSGLGASGELAPTPPVFLHEFAGSLLQFALMDQALELEKVLLVRTAFETATPGDELEWTLLLVPDAPSLAALASALPGSDAS; the protein is encoded by the coding sequence ATGACGCACCTGTCGGACGTGCAGAAACGGATGCTGCGGACGATCCTGGAGCGGGGAGCCGATTCGGCGTCTCAAGCGCTTTCACGCTGGCTCGGTCAGGAAGTCCACCTCAAGCTCGGCGACGTGGATCAGGTTGAGCTTGAGCAGGCGGCTGAAGCGCTCGGGCCGCCGGAGACCCTCGTGGCGGCTTGTCGAATGGGGCTGACAGGCCCGCTCGGCGGTTCGATCCTCCTCTGCTTCAAGGACCGCGCCGGCCTCGCGCTCGTGGATCTGCTCCTTCGCCAGCCGCTCGGGACCACGGTCGAATGGGGTGAAGTCGAGCGGTCCGCGGCGATGGAGACGACCAACATCGTCGGCTGCGCTTACCTGAACGCCCTCGCCGCGCATCTGCCCAGCGGTCTTGGAGCGTCGGGCGAGCTGGCCCCGACGCCGCCGGTCTTCCTCCATGAGTTCGCGGGCAGCCTGCTTCAGTTCGCCCTGATGGATCAGGCCCTGGAGTTGGAGAAGGTCCTCCTCGTCAGAACGGCCTTCGAGACTGCGACGCCGGGCGACGAGTTGGAATGGACGCTCCTCCTCGTACCAGACGCCCCATCGCTGGCGGCTCTGGCTTCGGCACTCCCCGGCTCGGACGCGTCTTGA
- a CDS encoding chemotaxis protein CheD yields the protein MPGTRESDFQGTTSVAIGRWAVAAAPARLSTLLGSCVGVVLHDRATKLGGLAHIVLPSARGSVESPGKYADTAIPALISDMERALQGKTTGRLVAKLAGGASMFQAGPEAAARNIGRLNQEAVEAILAGLRIPILARDLGGDAGRRMVFEPATGRVWIRTPGGDEREI from the coding sequence ATGCCCGGAACCAGGGAATCCGACTTCCAGGGAACGACGTCCGTGGCGATCGGCCGTTGGGCCGTGGCTGCCGCTCCGGCGCGGCTCAGCACGCTGCTCGGCTCGTGCGTGGGAGTGGTGCTCCACGATCGGGCGACGAAACTCGGGGGCCTGGCGCATATCGTCCTCCCCTCCGCGCGGGGCTCTGTCGAGAGCCCGGGCAAGTACGCCGATACAGCCATCCCGGCGCTGATCTCCGACATGGAACGAGCCTTGCAGGGGAAGACGACCGGCCGCCTCGTCGCCAAACTGGCCGGCGGGGCGAGCATGTTCCAGGCTGGTCCTGAAGCGGCCGCCAGGAACATCGGCCGACTCAACCAGGAAGCCGTCGAGGCCATTCTGGCAGGCTTGCGGATCCCGATTCTGGCCCGGGATCTCGGCGGCGACGCGGGGCGTCGAATGGTCTTTGAGCCGGCCACAGGCCGCGTTTGGATTCGGACTCCGGGGGGGGACGAGCGTGAGATCTAG
- a CDS encoding protein-glutamate methylesterase/protein-glutamine glutaminase, with translation MAESRLSDAPRRVRVLVVDDSALMRRLLTDVFNSSGRLEVVGVARDGREAVVQAAKLKPDVVTLDVEMPEVSGLDALPAILAVHEVPVVMVSALTQEGADVTLKALEFGAVDFHAKPVRNQLAEMRAEGELLVAKVLGAAQGRVIRHLPSASASSSAAARPPRVFASSTGEGVTCVAIGISTGGPQALARVIPLLRPPVPPIVIVQHMPAQFTAVFAERLNRTSSVEVKEAAEGDFATPNRVLVAPGGRHLTLTGSVARSRAALSSQEDPTVSGHRPSVDVLFKSVARLHKKGAVGIIMTGMGRDGVEGCQAILDAGGLTFGQDEATSVVYGMNKAAFLEGAVKEQFALDDLPELIQNLAATRVGK, from the coding sequence ATGGCTGAGTCCCGACTTTCCGATGCTCCGCGGCGCGTCCGCGTGCTGGTCGTCGATGACTCGGCCTTGATGCGCCGGCTCCTCACCGACGTCTTCAACTCGTCGGGGCGGCTCGAAGTCGTGGGGGTGGCTCGCGACGGTCGCGAGGCCGTCGTCCAGGCGGCGAAGCTCAAGCCGGATGTGGTGACGCTGGACGTTGAGATGCCCGAGGTTTCCGGTCTCGACGCCCTGCCGGCGATCCTCGCCGTTCACGAGGTCCCGGTCGTCATGGTCAGTGCGCTGACCCAGGAAGGGGCCGACGTCACTCTGAAGGCCCTGGAATTCGGCGCCGTCGACTTTCACGCCAAGCCGGTGCGGAACCAGCTCGCCGAGATGCGGGCTGAGGGCGAGCTGTTGGTCGCCAAGGTTCTCGGCGCGGCGCAGGGGCGGGTGATTCGACACCTCCCTTCCGCGTCGGCTTCCTCTTCGGCTGCCGCTCGGCCGCCGCGGGTGTTCGCATCTTCCACGGGCGAGGGTGTGACCTGCGTGGCGATCGGCATTTCCACGGGAGGGCCTCAGGCGCTGGCGCGGGTGATCCCCTTGCTTCGACCGCCCGTGCCGCCCATCGTCATCGTTCAGCACATGCCGGCGCAGTTCACAGCGGTCTTCGCTGAACGGCTGAACCGGACCTCGTCCGTCGAGGTCAAGGAAGCGGCCGAAGGGGATTTCGCGACGCCGAACCGCGTGCTTGTGGCGCCTGGGGGACGGCATCTCACGCTGACTGGATCCGTCGCGCGATCCCGTGCGGCGCTCTCCAGTCAGGAGGATCCGACGGTGAGCGGCCACCGGCCGTCGGTCGACGTCCTGTTCAAGTCGGTCGCCCGCCTCCACAAGAAGGGGGCCGTGGGGATCATCATGACGGGGATGGGCCGCGACGGCGTCGAGGGCTGTCAGGCCATTCTCGACGCCGGCGGGCTGACGTTCGGTCAGGACGAGGCCACGTCCGTCGTGTACGGCATGAACAAGGCCGCGTTCCTCGAAGGGGCCGTCAAGGAACAGTTCGCCCTCGACGACCTCCCCGAGCTGATCCAGAACCTCGCGGCGACGCGAGTTGGAAAGTAG
- a CDS encoding ParA family protein, whose translation MPVITALNQKGGVGKTSTCYHLAGALALTGKRVLLVDNDPQASLTQGFLGPQATRALDPSETIAAVYHQEAMAEQVIRGTHVPGIELLAGGRSAGSFNIPDPHLAEWPLQMALRDFLAEVADAYDLVMIDCPPNLHLASWTSLVASDALLVPLQPEDFGAQGIADVQESIDRVVSGPNPALKLLGFLVTMSNPRLSVHKGFEQLLRTHYGDAVFTTTIPISTDYKEAIVQRQPVAQYKPKGAATKVMKALGDEIFARLAAADAPHAAGEAA comes from the coding sequence ATGCCGGTCATTACGGCCTTGAATCAAAAAGGGGGGGTCGGCAAAACCTCCACCTGCTATCACCTGGCGGGAGCCCTGGCACTGACCGGCAAGCGGGTGCTGCTGGTCGACAACGACCCCCAGGCCAGCCTTACGCAGGGGTTCCTCGGGCCCCAGGCGACCCGGGCGCTTGATCCGTCAGAGACGATCGCGGCCGTCTATCATCAGGAGGCCATGGCGGAGCAGGTGATCCGAGGGACCCACGTCCCCGGGATCGAGCTTTTGGCCGGCGGCCGGTCGGCGGGGAGCTTCAATATCCCCGACCCGCACCTGGCGGAATGGCCCCTCCAGATGGCGCTCCGGGACTTCCTGGCCGAGGTCGCCGACGCCTATGACCTGGTCATGATCGACTGCCCCCCCAACCTGCACCTGGCCTCGTGGACGTCGCTCGTCGCCAGCGACGCCCTCCTGGTCCCGCTCCAGCCGGAGGACTTCGGCGCGCAGGGCATCGCCGACGTCCAGGAGTCGATCGACCGCGTCGTCTCCGGACCCAACCCGGCGCTCAAGCTGCTGGGGTTCCTCGTGACGATGTCCAACCCCCGGCTTTCGGTCCACAAGGGGTTCGAGCAACTGCTGCGCACCCACTACGGCGACGCCGTCTTCACGACGACGATCCCGATCTCGACCGACTACAAGGAGGCGATCGTCCAGCGCCAGCCGGTTGCACAGTACAAGCCCAAGGGGGCGGCGACCAAGGTCATGAAGGCGCTGGGGGACGAGATCTTCGCGCGACTGGCCGCCGCCGACGCGCCGCACGCCGCGGGGGAGGCCGCCTGA
- a CDS encoding response regulator, translating into MKRLLVVDDAMFMRRLIGGVARDAGWEVVEAADGSQGVELYAELKPDLVTMDLVMPVMGGLEALKKIRELDPEAKVVVITAVDQKQSVMDAIRLGALDFVVKPFDRDRVASLLNKVGAAT; encoded by the coding sequence ATGAAGCGGCTCCTGGTGGTCGACGACGCCATGTTCATGCGGCGGCTGATCGGCGGCGTCGCGCGCGACGCCGGGTGGGAAGTTGTCGAGGCGGCCGACGGCTCGCAGGGCGTCGAGCTCTACGCCGAGCTCAAGCCTGATCTAGTGACAATGGACCTGGTCATGCCCGTGATGGGCGGACTGGAAGCCCTGAAGAAGATCCGTGAGCTTGACCCAGAGGCGAAGGTGGTTGTGATAACCGCCGTCGACCAGAAGCAATCGGTGATGGACGCCATCCGACTCGGGGCGCTCGACTTCGTCGTCAAGCCCTTTGACCGCGACCGCGTGGCGTCGCTGCTCAACAAGGTCGGCGCCGCTACCTGA